One region of Micromonospora ureilytica genomic DNA includes:
- a CDS encoding TetR/AcrR family transcriptional regulator has product MAELTPDAQTPPRRGRGRRPADQVRAEILTAAGELLLAEGMAGFTIEKVATHAGASRMTIYKWWPSKGALALDGYFTVVAPTLAFADTADIVADLTNQLVAFVHLVRDTTAGRVISQLIGQAQTDPELAAAYRERYSGPRRALAVETLTRAMARGQLRADIDSESVVDQLWGACYHRLLIADLPLTEEFARTLVDNLIRGLR; this is encoded by the coding sequence GTGGCCGAGCTCACGCCGGATGCCCAGACGCCGCCACGGCGTGGTCGCGGCCGTCGCCCCGCCGATCAGGTACGCGCCGAGATCCTCACGGCCGCCGGTGAACTCCTGCTGGCCGAGGGCATGGCCGGCTTCACCATCGAGAAGGTCGCGACCCACGCCGGAGCCAGCCGGATGACCATCTACAAATGGTGGCCCTCCAAGGGGGCGCTCGCCCTGGACGGCTACTTCACGGTCGTCGCGCCCACCCTGGCCTTCGCCGACACCGCCGACATCGTCGCCGACCTGACCAACCAACTCGTCGCCTTCGTCCACCTCGTGCGCGACACCACCGCCGGGCGGGTCATCAGCCAACTCATCGGGCAGGCGCAGACCGACCCGGAACTCGCCGCCGCCTACCGCGAGCGCTACTCCGGCCCCCGTCGGGCCCTCGCCGTCGAAACCCTCACCCGGGCCATGGCCCGGGGCCAGCTACGCGCCGACATCGACAGCGAATCCGTCGTCGACCAACTGTGGGGCGCCTGCTACCACCGGCTCCTCATCGCCGACCTGCCGCTCACCGAGGAGTTCGCCCGCACCCTTGTCGACAACCTCATCCGCGGACTGCGCTGA
- a CDS encoding helix-turn-helix transcriptional regulator, which translates to MSESPFTAGTLPADDIAADAEQRRHRLFATADQLRLAGRGMEALHVLAAEIATSRSGERHRAHLLGRLAQTVALEQPTIALAGLREALNLRLDARSRSTLLALVATIAARTGHPDTDALLREAGTAHAASGDQSSARHLALGRAARSLAYGDLPGAQAVLAALDPDSWAARADASSIRAERILVQLGLGRHQDARTATRRAPDEADVSRTRLIALDCLRMVAVGELPEAAALAVTALSSGSADLSGGVRALLVAVIGEVRYRRGEHDDARAILRTCLAEERWPDRTMWSLAFCVAVRDPALSAPAGLLTRIVADLHRSVRPLLPVPHVGPRLVRAAVAAGDTQAARRVTELVELVSTRTPVPLWQALADQSRGLRDGDPDALRSAVDKLRTTAARPALADALLDLANNPRLRSGEARDAAYEAAALYARIGAPGDQATADRRCADLSATPRHRQSIDGPPGGGIGALTPAEERVAEMLAAGATKKEAARSLFVSFHTVDTQLRSIYHKLGINNRMQLARAWERTRR; encoded by the coding sequence TTGTCCGAATCACCCTTCACCGCCGGAACGCTTCCGGCCGACGACATCGCCGCCGACGCCGAGCAACGACGGCACCGGCTGTTCGCCACGGCGGATCAGCTCCGGCTCGCCGGGCGCGGGATGGAGGCCCTCCACGTCCTGGCGGCGGAGATCGCGACGAGTCGCAGCGGTGAGCGCCACCGCGCTCACCTGCTCGGCCGCCTGGCGCAGACCGTGGCACTGGAGCAGCCGACCATCGCTCTCGCCGGTCTCCGGGAGGCGCTGAACCTTCGACTGGACGCCCGCAGCCGCAGCACCCTGCTCGCCCTGGTCGCCACGATCGCGGCCCGCACGGGACATCCGGACACCGATGCCCTGCTCCGCGAGGCGGGCACCGCGCACGCCGCGTCGGGTGACCAGTCGTCCGCTCGCCACCTCGCCCTCGGTCGGGCCGCCCGCTCGCTGGCGTACGGCGATCTGCCGGGCGCCCAGGCCGTGCTGGCGGCCCTGGACCCGGACTCCTGGGCGGCACGAGCCGACGCCTCGTCCATCCGGGCCGAACGGATCCTCGTGCAGCTCGGCCTGGGCCGGCATCAGGACGCGCGGACCGCCACCCGCCGGGCGCCCGACGAGGCCGATGTCTCGCGCACCCGGCTGATCGCGCTGGACTGCCTGCGCATGGTGGCCGTGGGAGAGCTGCCCGAGGCGGCCGCACTGGCCGTCACGGCGCTCAGCTCCGGCTCGGCGGACCTCAGTGGCGGGGTGCGTGCCCTGTTGGTCGCGGTGATCGGCGAGGTCCGCTACCGCCGTGGCGAACACGACGACGCACGCGCCATCCTCCGCACCTGCCTCGCCGAGGAACGGTGGCCCGACCGGACGATGTGGAGCCTGGCGTTCTGCGTGGCGGTTCGCGACCCCGCCCTCAGTGCGCCCGCCGGCCTCCTCACCAGGATCGTCGCCGACCTGCACCGGTCGGTCCGGCCGCTCCTGCCGGTGCCGCACGTCGGCCCCCGACTGGTCCGCGCGGCGGTGGCCGCCGGCGACACCCAGGCCGCCCGCCGGGTCACCGAACTGGTCGAGCTGGTGTCCACCCGTACGCCGGTGCCGCTGTGGCAGGCGCTGGCGGACCAGAGCCGGGGGTTGCGTGACGGCGACCCGGACGCGCTCCGGTCGGCAGTCGACAAGCTGCGCACCACCGCCGCTCGGCCGGCGCTGGCCGACGCGTTGCTCGACCTCGCCAACAACCCTCGACTGCGATCCGGGGAGGCGCGCGATGCCGCGTACGAGGCGGCTGCCCTCTACGCCCGGATCGGCGCCCCGGGCGACCAGGCAACTGCCGACCGGCGCTGCGCCGACCTCTCCGCCACCCCGCGCCACCGGCAGTCGATCGACGGGCCGCCAGGCGGGGGCATCGGCGCGCTCACCCCCGCCGAGGAGCGGGTGGCCGAAATGCTCGCCGCCGGCGCGACGAAGAAGGAGGCGGCCAGGAGCCTCTTCGTCTCCTTCCACACCGTGGACACCCAACTCCGCTCCATATATCACAAGCTGGGCATCAACAACCGGATGCAGTTGGCGCGGGCCTGGGAACGGACCAGACGATAA
- a CDS encoding PepSY-associated TM helix domain-containing protein: MSLTELSGTPTPEPSTTAEKPARPARRTTPFGALLLRLHFYAGILVAPFLVVAALTGLAFTTTPQLDTILYGDQLTVAQVGDRQLPLAEQIGAARNAHPDGSITTVQPGDGDRTTKVVFSLPELGENQHTVYINPYTAESQGQLTTWFGSTPATTWLDDLHRHLHLGPVGENYSELAASWLWVMALGGVILWWRRRGAARAAARHLLVPDLSTGKGVRRTRGWHATTGIWLTVGLLFLSVTGLTWSRYAGANFAAGLDALSARTPEISTSLTIGPTAPAETGGGHEHGAAGAGGVVESAAFDRVLTVARDAGLAGPVEITPAPEPGSAWTVTQVDNTWPVAKDRIAVDPSSNTVTARSDFADWPLLAQLSGLGIQAHMGILFGLVNQILLAALALGLLCVIFWGYRMWWQRRPTRVDRRALAGTPPARGGVRGLPLWALLIGVPVTAAIGWALPLFGLTLLAFLVIDVVVGAVSRRRRPAAAPTSPAPAGS, encoded by the coding sequence ATGTCTCTTACCGAGTTGTCCGGCACGCCGACGCCGGAACCTTCCACGACCGCCGAGAAACCGGCCCGACCCGCCCGGCGTACGACACCGTTCGGCGCGCTGCTGCTGCGGCTGCACTTCTACGCCGGCATCCTCGTCGCCCCGTTCCTGGTGGTCGCCGCACTGACCGGCCTGGCCTTCACCACCACCCCGCAGCTCGACACGATCCTCTACGGCGACCAGCTGACCGTCGCCCAGGTGGGTGACCGTCAGCTGCCGCTGGCCGAGCAGATCGGGGCCGCGCGCAACGCGCACCCGGACGGCAGCATCACCACAGTGCAACCCGGCGACGGCGACCGGACCACCAAGGTGGTCTTCTCCCTACCCGAGCTCGGCGAGAACCAGCACACCGTCTACATCAACCCGTACACCGCCGAGTCGCAGGGGCAGCTCACCACCTGGTTCGGGTCCACGCCGGCCACCACCTGGTTGGACGACCTGCACCGCCACCTGCATCTGGGCCCGGTGGGCGAGAACTACTCCGAGCTGGCCGCGAGCTGGCTGTGGGTGATGGCGCTCGGCGGAGTCATCCTCTGGTGGCGTCGGCGCGGCGCCGCCCGAGCCGCCGCCCGGCATCTGCTGGTGCCGGACCTGTCCACCGGCAAGGGTGTCCGCCGCACCCGAGGGTGGCACGCCACCACCGGCATCTGGCTCACCGTCGGGCTCCTGTTCCTCTCGGTCACCGGGTTGACCTGGTCCCGCTACGCCGGTGCGAACTTCGCCGCCGGTCTCGACGCGCTGAGCGCCCGCACTCCGGAGATCTCCACCAGCCTCACCATCGGCCCCACCGCCCCTGCCGAGACCGGCGGGGGCCACGAGCACGGGGCCGCCGGGGCGGGCGGGGTCGTCGAGTCGGCGGCCTTCGATCGGGTCCTGACGGTCGCTCGCGACGCGGGCCTCGCCGGTCCGGTCGAGATCACTCCCGCGCCGGAGCCCGGCTCGGCCTGGACCGTCACGCAGGTCGACAACACCTGGCCGGTCGCCAAGGACCGCATCGCCGTCGACCCGTCCTCCAACACGGTGACCGCCCGCAGCGACTTCGCCGACTGGCCGCTGCTGGCGCAACTGAGCGGCCTCGGCATCCAGGCCCACATGGGGATCCTGTTCGGCCTGGTCAACCAGATCCTGCTCGCCGCGCTCGCCCTCGGGCTGCTCTGCGTCATCTTCTGGGGCTACCGGATGTGGTGGCAGCGTCGACCCACCCGCGTCGACCGCCGCGCCCTCGCCGGGACCCCGCCGGCCCGCGGCGGCGTACGCGGCCTGCCGCTCTGGGCGCTGCTGATCGGCGTACCGGTGACCGCGGCGATCGGCTGGGCGCTGCCCCTCTTCGGGCTCACACTGCTCGCCTTCCTCGTCATCGACGTCGTGGTGGGGGCGGTGTCTCGACGCCGACGACCTGCCGCGGCTCCCACCTCCCCGGCACCCGCCGGGAGCTGA
- a CDS encoding GNAT family N-acetyltransferase has product MTAPADLTPLAEAVECEFMHSYESQAPGPTYTDLGIATTRIGGGVALAMRNDPSGGYWSKALGFGTTEPFTVQILDRVLDFYREQGVDQAVLQLVPSVLPAGFDEVAAARGLEPGSTWVKLAGRPGDVAGAQTRLRVGPVPADEARRWADVLLAGFGMPSGGLTEMLAATVGQPAWRPYAAWNDGELVAGGNLFLHREAASLNAAATASAHRGLGAQSALIAARARAAAEAGCRWLFAETGKPAPGQQNPSLNNMRRAGLVPLYERRNWVWRATA; this is encoded by the coding sequence ATGACCGCACCAGCCGACCTGACCCCGCTCGCCGAAGCCGTGGAGTGCGAATTCATGCACTCCTACGAGTCGCAGGCGCCCGGGCCCACGTACACCGATCTCGGGATCGCGACCACCCGCATCGGCGGCGGTGTCGCCCTCGCCATGCGCAACGATCCCTCCGGCGGGTACTGGAGCAAGGCCCTCGGCTTCGGCACCACCGAGCCGTTCACCGTGCAGATCCTGGATCGCGTCCTCGACTTCTACCGGGAGCAGGGCGTCGACCAGGCCGTCCTCCAGCTCGTTCCGTCGGTGCTGCCCGCGGGCTTCGACGAGGTCGCCGCCGCGCGCGGGCTCGAGCCGGGGAGCACCTGGGTCAAGCTCGCCGGACGCCCCGGCGACGTCGCCGGGGCGCAGACCCGCCTGCGCGTCGGCCCGGTGCCGGCCGACGAGGCGCGGCGCTGGGCCGACGTGCTGCTCGCCGGGTTCGGCATGCCGAGCGGTGGGCTCACCGAGATGCTGGCCGCGACGGTCGGCCAGCCGGCGTGGCGACCGTACGCGGCCTGGAACGACGGCGAGTTGGTGGCGGGCGGCAACCTGTTCCTGCACCGCGAGGCCGCGTCGCTCAACGCCGCCGCCACGGCCTCCGCTCACCGCGGCCTCGGGGCGCAGTCGGCGCTGATCGCCGCCCGCGCCCGAGCCGCCGCCGAGGCGGGATGCCGGTGGCTGTTCGCCGAGACCGGCAAGCCGGCGCCCGGTCAACAGAACCCGTCGCTGAACAACATGCGCCGTGCCGGGCTGGTGCCGCTCTACGAACGCCGCAACTGGGTCTGGCGGGCAACCGCCTAA
- a CDS encoding cytochrome c oxidase assembly protein, which produces MSHTEPLQFATASETPADPALTGPAPSAVRPKGPDGSGWVVTVAVVAAGITLLVLGLRVGGALTAAIPGLPDAGPITARALPVFRLLSDGLATVTVGMLVTAAFLLPGDGRSVSPHGYLLLRRASLTALAWAVTALALMVLTVSDLLGQPLETLEPATVLSFATTISQGQSVTLQAGLALTVALLARFGVSRGLAATVAVLALVAVLPPAFTGHSAGAGNHQIAVTSLALHILAAAVWVGALVALLLVRRSRLLPDAAARYSRLALGCFVAVAVSGLANAAVRLGAVDQLWQSRYGWLVLGKLAALLILGVLGAAHRSRTLPALRAGRRWAFGRLAAGELIVFAATVGLAVALSRSPTPVAESGVDADPITELLGFPMPTAPTAPNLLGQPLPDMFFLTLCALGVGGYLAGVRRMHARGHRWPVARTASWLAGLLLLAAVTNLGVARYAYVLFSAHMAQHMVLSMLVPILLVGGAPVTLALRALRRPSDPQVRGAREWLLIAVHSRATRVLTHPLVALGIYTASLFGLYFSDLLGVLMRSHLGHLAMLTHFVVAGYLLFWVLIGVDPGRRRLPHPLLVIIHLASMMAHGFFGLVLMQTTTVIAPDWYIAVHPTWASSLLADQQLGAGIAWAFGELPAVVVMIVLIRQWIRADQREQGRLDRAADRADATGAEDDLARYNAFLAAAGRTDGDPRRTVRPDQS; this is translated from the coding sequence GTGTCCCACACAGAACCACTGCAGTTCGCCACCGCCTCGGAAACCCCGGCCGATCCAGCCCTGACCGGCCCAGCCCCGTCCGCCGTCCGACCGAAGGGGCCTGACGGATCCGGCTGGGTGGTCACGGTCGCCGTCGTCGCTGCGGGGATCACCCTGTTGGTGCTCGGCCTCCGGGTCGGGGGTGCGCTCACGGCCGCGATCCCGGGTCTCCCCGACGCGGGCCCGATCACGGCCCGGGCACTACCCGTGTTCCGGCTGCTGTCCGACGGTCTCGCCACCGTCACCGTCGGCATGCTGGTGACCGCCGCCTTCCTGCTGCCCGGTGATGGACGCAGCGTCTCGCCGCACGGCTACCTGCTCCTGCGGCGAGCGAGCCTCACGGCGCTGGCGTGGGCAGTCACGGCACTGGCGCTGATGGTGTTGACGGTTTCGGACCTGCTCGGCCAACCGCTGGAGACGCTCGAACCCGCGACGGTCCTCAGTTTCGCCACCACCATCTCGCAGGGTCAGTCGGTCACCCTGCAGGCCGGACTGGCCCTGACCGTGGCACTGCTGGCCCGATTCGGAGTGTCCCGGGGGCTCGCCGCGACCGTCGCGGTCCTGGCCCTGGTGGCGGTGCTGCCTCCGGCCTTCACCGGGCACTCCGCCGGTGCCGGTAACCACCAGATCGCCGTCACCAGCCTGGCCCTGCACATCCTGGCCGCGGCGGTGTGGGTCGGTGCTCTCGTCGCCCTGCTGCTGGTACGGCGCAGTCGGCTACTGCCCGACGCCGCCGCTCGGTACAGTCGCCTCGCGCTGGGCTGCTTCGTCGCGGTGGCGGTCAGCGGGCTGGCCAACGCCGCCGTCCGCCTCGGTGCTGTCGACCAGCTCTGGCAGTCCCGCTACGGCTGGTTGGTCCTCGGCAAGCTCGCTGCCCTGCTGATCCTCGGCGTGCTCGGCGCGGCACACCGCTCCCGCACCCTGCCGGCGTTGCGCGCCGGAAGGCGGTGGGCGTTCGGCCGACTGGCCGCCGGTGAACTGATCGTCTTCGCGGCCACCGTGGGGTTGGCGGTGGCGCTCTCGCGCAGCCCCACCCCCGTCGCCGAATCCGGCGTCGACGCCGACCCGATCACCGAGTTGCTCGGCTTCCCGATGCCCACCGCACCCACCGCACCCAATCTGCTCGGTCAGCCGCTGCCGGACATGTTCTTCCTGACCCTCTGCGCGCTCGGTGTCGGCGGGTACCTGGCCGGGGTGCGCCGGATGCACGCGCGCGGGCACCGCTGGCCGGTCGCCCGGACGGCGAGTTGGCTGGCCGGGTTGCTCCTGTTGGCGGCGGTCACCAACCTCGGCGTGGCCCGCTACGCGTACGTGCTGTTCAGCGCGCACATGGCCCAGCACATGGTGTTGTCGATGCTGGTGCCGATCCTGCTGGTCGGCGGCGCACCGGTCACCCTCGCCCTACGCGCCCTGCGTCGACCATCCGACCCGCAGGTACGCGGCGCCCGGGAGTGGTTGCTGATCGCGGTGCACAGCCGCGCCACCAGGGTGCTCACGCACCCGCTCGTCGCGCTGGGCATCTACACCGCCAGCCTGTTCGGCCTGTACTTCAGCGACCTGCTCGGCGTGCTGATGCGCTCCCACCTCGGTCACCTCGCGATGCTCACCCACTTCGTGGTCGCGGGCTATCTGCTGTTCTGGGTGCTCATCGGTGTCGACCCGGGCCGCCGGCGCCTCCCCCATCCCCTGCTGGTGATCATCCACCTGGCGTCGATGATGGCGCACGGCTTCTTCGGCCTGGTCCTCATGCAGACGACCACCGTCATCGCGCCCGACTGGTACATCGCTGTGCACCCCACCTGGGCGTCGTCGCTGCTGGCCGATCAGCAGCTCGGCGCCGGCATCGCCTGGGCGTTCGGCGAGTTGCCCGCCGTCGTCGTCATGATCGTCCTGATTCGCCAGTGGATTCGCGCCGACCAGCGGGAACAGGGCCGCCTCGACCGGGCTGCCGACCGCGCCGACGCCACCGGCGCGGAGGACGACCTGGCCCGCTACAACGCGTTCCTCGCCGCCGCCGGACGGACCGACGGCGATCCGCGCCGCACGGTCCGGCCGGACCAGTCCTGA
- a CDS encoding DUF1648 domain-containing protein: MTYPTLLILALSALTTAAFWAAPALARPTLPFGVRIPKARAAEPVIVHARRRYNRDVLLLGTATFGALLVAELGLDRHPRPELVLPVSLACYCALGYRAHRSVTAGKRDGDWYADTRPGITADTSLRTNPVRPPWILLTPAVALLGVTAAIGAWRYRYLPPTLPTPNGLTVDAGRRSATTVSFAFATVTAQLLIILLIVILTLAIPRARPELDAEQPVSSATRYRAYLTGTLRLLIISAGCANASLLVAALQVWEILEPTLEVTLVSYLPLAAAMAAWAAFAVRAGDAGHRLPVADEHDDESRYVQRDDDAYWHIAGMIYLNRRDPAILVHRRAGMHWTLNFGNPLSWALVAVIALVALLARLDIIDLPISGG; the protein is encoded by the coding sequence ATGACATACCCGACGTTGCTCATCCTGGCCCTGAGCGCGCTAACCACGGCCGCGTTCTGGGCGGCACCGGCGCTCGCTCGGCCCACCTTGCCGTTCGGGGTCCGAATACCAAAGGCACGCGCCGCCGAACCGGTGATCGTGCATGCACGCCGCCGCTACAACCGCGACGTCTTGCTGCTCGGCACAGCGACCTTCGGTGCCCTCCTCGTCGCCGAGCTGGGTCTCGACCGGCATCCCAGACCGGAACTGGTGCTTCCTGTCTCGCTCGCGTGCTACTGCGCGCTGGGCTACCGCGCGCACCGATCGGTCACCGCAGGCAAGCGCGACGGAGACTGGTACGCCGATACCCGTCCGGGAATTACCGCCGACACGTCCCTGCGTACCAACCCGGTACGTCCACCGTGGATACTCCTCACGCCGGCCGTGGCGCTTCTCGGGGTGACCGCCGCTATCGGCGCGTGGCGCTATCGTTATCTGCCCCCGACTCTGCCCACGCCCAACGGGCTGACGGTCGACGCCGGCCGCCGCAGCGCAACAACCGTCAGCTTCGCGTTCGCCACCGTCACCGCGCAGCTGTTGATCATCCTGCTGATCGTGATCCTCACCCTTGCCATCCCACGCGCCCGACCTGAACTCGACGCCGAGCAACCGGTCAGCTCAGCCACCAGGTACCGGGCCTACCTCACCGGCACCCTTCGACTACTGATCATCTCGGCCGGCTGCGCCAACGCGAGCCTGCTCGTGGCTGCCCTGCAGGTCTGGGAGATCCTCGAACCCACACTCGAAGTGACACTCGTCAGCTACCTTCCGCTCGCCGCGGCTATGGCGGCATGGGCGGCCTTCGCCGTCCGCGCCGGCGACGCGGGCCATCGACTGCCCGTCGCCGACGAGCATGACGATGAATCCCGATACGTTCAGCGCGACGACGACGCCTACTGGCACATAGCCGGAATGATCTACCTCAACCGGCGCGACCCCGCCATCCTCGTCCACCGGCGAGCGGGAATGCACTGGACGCTGAACTTCGGTAACCCCCTGAGTTGGGCACTGGTCGCGGTCATCGCCCTCGTCGCACTCCTCGCCAGGCTTGACATCATCGACCTCCCTATCAGCGGGGGCTGA
- a CDS encoding aldo/keto reductase — protein sequence MTGLRRRRLGTSGPEVSIIGLGAMGMSDLYGPADEAESIATLHAAIDAGVNLIDTADFYGSGHNELLIGRALRERRRDEVVLSVKFGARRTPDGGFQAAPYDVSAAAVKDRLAYSLRRLGTDHIDIYRPSRLNPQVPIEETVGALLEMQQAGYIRHIGLSEVGADSIRRAAAVAPISDVQIEYSLLSRGPEATILPTLRELGIGLTAYGVLSRGLLSGHWSADRELPGTDFRARSPRFQSEHLAANLRLVDALGRVAQRLGATTSQVAIAWVAAQGEQIVPLVGARRRDRLTESLAAVDLVLDQDALDEIERAVPAGAASGQRYATPMMALLDSER from the coding sequence ATGACGGGTCTACGACGGCGACGCTTGGGTACCTCCGGGCCGGAGGTATCGATCATCGGGCTCGGCGCGATGGGCATGTCCGACCTGTACGGGCCGGCCGACGAGGCGGAGAGCATCGCCACGCTGCACGCGGCCATCGACGCTGGTGTGAACCTGATCGACACCGCGGACTTCTACGGGTCGGGTCACAACGAGCTGCTGATCGGCCGGGCGCTGCGGGAGCGTCGCCGGGACGAGGTGGTGCTCAGCGTGAAGTTCGGCGCACGCCGGACACCGGACGGCGGCTTCCAGGCCGCACCGTACGACGTGTCGGCGGCGGCGGTGAAGGACCGGCTGGCGTACTCGCTGCGCCGGTTGGGCACCGACCACATCGACATCTACCGGCCGTCGCGCCTGAACCCGCAGGTGCCGATCGAGGAGACCGTCGGCGCGCTGCTCGAGATGCAGCAGGCCGGTTACATCCGGCACATCGGGCTCTCCGAGGTGGGCGCGGACAGCATCCGCCGGGCCGCGGCGGTGGCGCCGATCAGCGACGTCCAGATCGAGTACTCGCTGCTCTCCCGTGGACCCGAGGCCACGATTCTGCCGACGCTGCGTGAGCTGGGCATCGGGCTGACCGCCTACGGGGTGCTGTCCCGAGGTCTGCTGAGCGGCCACTGGTCGGCGGACCGTGAGCTGCCCGGCACGGACTTCCGAGCGAGAAGCCCACGGTTCCAGAGCGAGCACCTCGCCGCCAACCTGCGGCTCGTGGACGCGCTCGGCCGGGTCGCGCAGCGGCTGGGGGCGACCACGAGCCAGGTGGCGATCGCCTGGGTGGCGGCACAGGGCGAACAGATCGTGCCGTTGGTCGGGGCGCGGCGGCGGGACCGGCTGACCGAGTCGCTGGCCGCTGTCGACCTGGTGCTCGACCAGGACGCGTTGGACGAGATCGAACGCGCCGTGCCGGCCGGTGCCGCCTCCGGCCAGCGGTACGCGACCCCGATGATGGCGTTGCTCGACAGCGAGAGGTGA
- a CDS encoding cupin domain-containing protein → MANSDPEPRRGDQGAAPFAGRNVELERQNPDLLVPPTTDSRLVPNLKFSFSQAHTRVEKGGWTREVTNRDLPIASQLSGVQFGLEPGAYREIHWHQQSEWAYMLSGSCRISAVDHEGRNFIEDVKAGDLWFFPQGVPHNIQALENGAQFLLVFDDGAFSENNTFLLSDFFAHTPRHVLAKNFGWTLDQMENLPEREKYIFQGDVPPPLQQDRVVSPTGDIPRSFKHRMLAQTPQRFRGGTVRITDSTNFAASVTTAAALVEVEPGGMRELHWHPTTDEWQYYISGTGRMGVFASQAAARTFDFQAGDVGYVPFAYGHYIENTGDEPLVFLEMFRHPRFEDISVMQWMANTPHEIIADTINVQKSIVDSLPNTKQVVI, encoded by the coding sequence ATGGCGAACAGCGATCCCGAGCCGCGACGCGGCGACCAGGGCGCCGCGCCCTTCGCGGGCCGTAACGTCGAGCTTGAGCGGCAGAACCCGGACCTCCTGGTGCCGCCGACGACCGACAGCCGGCTGGTACCCAACCTCAAGTTCTCGTTCTCGCAGGCGCACACCCGGGTGGAGAAGGGCGGCTGGACCCGGGAGGTCACCAACCGCGACCTCCCGATCGCCAGTCAGTTGTCCGGCGTCCAGTTCGGTCTCGAGCCGGGCGCGTACCGGGAGATCCACTGGCACCAGCAGTCGGAGTGGGCGTACATGCTCAGCGGCAGTTGCCGGATCAGCGCCGTCGACCACGAGGGACGCAACTTCATCGAGGACGTGAAGGCAGGCGATCTGTGGTTCTTTCCGCAGGGTGTGCCACACAACATCCAGGCGTTGGAGAACGGCGCGCAGTTCCTGCTGGTCTTCGACGACGGCGCGTTCTCGGAGAACAACACGTTCCTGCTCAGCGACTTCTTCGCACACACGCCCCGGCACGTCCTGGCCAAGAACTTCGGTTGGACGCTGGACCAGATGGAGAACCTGCCGGAGCGGGAGAAGTACATCTTCCAGGGCGACGTCCCACCGCCCCTGCAACAGGACCGGGTGGTCAGCCCGACCGGTGACATCCCACGAAGCTTCAAGCACCGGATGCTCGCGCAGACCCCGCAGCGCTTCCGTGGTGGAACGGTCCGGATCACCGACTCGACCAACTTCGCCGCCTCCGTGACCACCGCCGCGGCCCTCGTCGAGGTCGAGCCGGGAGGGATGCGCGAGTTGCACTGGCACCCCACCACCGACGAGTGGCAGTACTACATCTCCGGCACCGGGCGGATGGGCGTCTTCGCGTCGCAGGCCGCCGCCCGGACGTTCGACTTCCAGGCCGGTGACGTGGGCTACGTGCCCTTCGCGTACGGCCACTACATCGAGAACACCGGCGACGAGCCGCTGGTGTTCCTGGAGATGTTCCGCCATCCCCGGTTCGAGGACATCTCGGTCATGCAGTGGATGGCCAACACGCCCCACGAGATCATCGCCGACACGATCAACGTGCAGAAGTCGATCGTCGACAGCCTGCCGAACACCAAACAGGTAGTGATCTGA
- a CDS encoding GntR family transcriptional regulator, giving the protein MLLTLDLDSEVPIYQQIRDRIVEAIADDALTEGSALPSTRQLGADLGINFHTVSKAYDLLRAQGIIRVNRKSGAVVRRDVRSGPPEPGFADEWQQRLRTLLAEALVLGLDADEVIRSSNAVLSSFGTKEATSS; this is encoded by the coding sequence GTGCTGCTGACTCTTGACCTCGACAGCGAGGTGCCGATCTACCAGCAGATTCGCGACCGGATTGTCGAGGCGATCGCGGACGACGCCCTCACCGAGGGCAGCGCCTTGCCCTCAACCCGGCAGCTCGGCGCAGATCTGGGAATCAACTTCCACACGGTGAGCAAGGCCTACGACCTTCTCCGGGCGCAAGGGATCATCCGCGTCAACCGCAAGAGCGGTGCGGTCGTCCGCCGGGACGTCCGATCCGGACCTCCCGAGCCCGGCTTTGCCGACGAGTGGCAGCAGCGGCTACGCACGCTGCTCGCCGAGGCCCTCGTCCTCGGACTGGACGCCGACGAGGTGATCCGCAGCAGCAACGCGGTCCTCTCCTCGTTCGGCACGAAGGAGGCGACTTCGTCATGA